AGTGGTAGTTGTACCGTTTCCTTAATTTCCGCCAAAAAAACATCAATCCCGGCAATAAACTCGCCGTCAATATGCCAGTCCAACCAACCCGTATTATATAAGATATATTGATGCTGATTAAGACCCGTCTCTTCAAAAATCTCGCGCTGCATGCCCATTTCGGCGGTTTCGTCGCCCTCGTTCTTACCACCAATCCCATTCCAAAGACCCGCATAGGGCTTTTTGAGTCGGTTTAATAATAGTAAGGTACCGCGGTAACGAATCACGGCTAAATTATAGCGTCGTTTAGTCACTGGTTAACATCCTCGTCTTTTTATAATTACCTATATTTTAGCATACTTACCCATTAAAAAATGACGTCAGGTTCCCCTAAACGTCATTTTGGCATTAGGCTTCTGCTTGTTCTTTAAGAGCCTTCATTTTTTTAACTTGATACTGCTTAGCGATTAAAATCATCGTTTGGTATAAATCAACAATGTACGGTTCAAATTTCGAATCTTCCACCGCGGCCAATCGTTGATCCATTACCGCTTTTTCACGTTGAATATTGGTCAAACCGATTTGATGATCGAATTTGATTTGGGCGATTTCATCAACCACTGCCATCCGTTGTTCAAATAACGCGGCAAGTTGTTGATCAAGTTCATCAATTTTTTGATATTGTGCTTCTAACATCTTCATTCTCCTCAATTAACGTAGTGAGTAAGGCATTTCAATTTCATTTAAGAAATCACGCACTGATAAATCATATAAGCGTTGGAAATATTCGGGCGTCGCTTCTTTATCAGAAACGCTCAAGACAAACGCATTTTGTTGATCACTCTTGCCAATCCCCACATAAGCCATTTGTTGCGTTTTATTAGCTAATAAGTGATCTGAATGAAGGATATCATAAACTTGACGCACATCTAAGCGCAATTGACGTTCACTCAAAACTGGCGTTAACGTCAATAATTGTTGTAAATTAGTGGCTGCAAAACCAAGCGTTTCTAAGACGCGATCAAACGCAACCCACAAGTTAATCACAGCTCGCCGTAATGTAAACGGTGAATCGATTGTTTTCCGTTGTAAAACTTGGTATAAAATTTGCGCTTGTGGATAAGCCACTGGGTAATCCGTTGTCCACTGGTTAGCCAACTGTTGATTACCGCCATCGAAAAAGACGAGCGCATCTAACAACGTTAAGACCCGGTAAATCACCCATTGGTTTTCAGGATCTTCTTTTTCAGGTGTCATGTTATCGCGGAAACCTTCTAGATAGGCTTGCTTGGTTTCAGTATCGACAAAACCATGGGCGACTTGTTCTTGTTGAATAATAGTATGCACTGCCGCATTGTACAATGTCATCCCAGTGGCCATCAATTGTTCATCTAATTGGGCATTTTCAGTCGTCACATCTTCTAAGACCTGTGGAAAACCGGTCGATAACAATAGTAAATGGAGTAATTCATGTGATAGTGAATAATCCACAGCTGTTGCATCTGTTAATAAAATTGCCAAACTACCATCATCATTCATCACGCGTTGTGCTTGATCGTGTTTCAACATTCCGGAAGCTTCTTGTGCGACCCGGATTTTAATCGGTTGTGGATAATTAGCCTGCACTTGTGCCACTAAACTTTGAATCTCTGGTGAAAAGTCATTTTCTGTCATGATTACGCTCCCTTATCAACATCTATGCTTATCATGATAAGCTAAATCGCACTAAATTACCAACGGTTCAAACCAGATTAAAGCGCTTTAATTTGGTATACTGTAGGTAACCAAACTAAAAGGATGTGTTGACCATGACAGAACCAGAACACCGCAAAGTGATTTTATACCTCGCGCAAAGTTTAGACGGCTTTATTGCTGAAAAAGATGGCAGTACTGCTTGGCTATCCGCTCTTAATTCATCAGAGTCCGATGCCGCTATTCAAAGCTTTTACCAAGGTGTCGATACTATTATTATGGGCCGTAAAACTTACGAACAATGTATCAAACTGGCTGGGACCTATCCTTATCAGGAAAAACAAAGTTATGTTTTTTCTAAAACACTCCATGATACTGCAGACCGCACCAATGTGGTCACCGGCAACGTACCAGAATTCGTCCGCCAATTAAAAACACAAGCTGGTGGCAATATTTGGCTAGTTGGTGGCGCTGAAACTTTCACAATGCTCCTAAAAGCCCAATTAGTAGACGAACTAATCATCACCATCGCCCCCGTTCTACTAGGTGACGGCATTTCTCTCATCAGCACCCACTTAACGGACATGCCACTAGAACTAAGTAAAACCCGCCAACTAGGCCAATTCGTAGAACTAACCTATAAAATTAATTATTAAAACGAAGTGCGTTCAAATGTTCGCATACCAGCTTAACTTTCACACGTCCAAGACAATTTGTCTTGGGCGTTTTTTTATTTGGCCACGCCCCTCATATTAATCGGTGTCATTGACAACTACTTAACTGACAGAGCTTAATGTTTTCAATTCTATTACAGAACGTTTACTGAAAACGCACTGGAGCTTTACAAAGTTTCCCTATACTAAATTTGTACTTTAATACTGCAACGACATAAGGAGGCTTTTTCACATGACGGATATTCAATGCGTCATTTTTGATTGGGCAGGGACCACAATCGATTTTGGAAGTTTAGACCCAGTATTAGCTTTTCAAAGCGCGTTTAACGCCGCCGGTATTCAAATCGATACTGCCAGAATTAGACAAGATATGGGCATCGAAAAACATGAACACATTGCCAAACTCGCTAAAATGCCAGAGGTGCAACGCGCTTGGTTTGCAAAATATAAACGCGGGATTAACGATGCTGATCAATTGCAACTCTTTAACTATTTCGAACAATTCTTGCTCAATCGCTTGAGTACAGCAACGACACTCACCCCGGCCGTTCTTCAAGTCCAAACTTATTTAAAAGCACACCACATTCATATCGCAACAACCACCGGCTACACCAAATCAATGCTCGCAATTGCTGCGAAGCAAGCCGGGCTACTGGGGTACCGCCCCGAACTGATAGTTTCAAAGGAAGACGTCGCAGCTGGTCGACCAGCACCCGATATGATTAACCACATCATGACGGCGTTCAATATTACCGACCCAAAAACAGTCGTTAAAGTCGGTGACACCGTCATCGATATGCAAGAAGGTAAAAACGCTGGCGCCTTAACCGTTGGCATTATCGAAAGCAGTAGTTTACTTGGCCTAAGTCAAACGGAACTCATCGACCTGCCTCAAAAAACACGAATTGCTAAATTTGCAGAAATCACTAGAACCCTCAAGGAAGCTGGCGCTGACTACGTTATTCATAATCTCAGTGAACTACCGGTTATTCTTTCAAAATACGAAACCCTTCAAAAGGAGCACGCCTAATCATGAATCAACCGTATTTACTTTTAACCCCTGGGCCCCTCAGCACATCACCCGCTGTCAAAGCAGCCATGCAAGTCGACCTTAGCACTTGGGATCAAGACTACCTCGCCATCACTGAAGATATCCGCCAACAATTGGTTGCACTTGCCCAAGCCAAATTAGACAACTACACCGCCGTCTTATTACAAGGCAGTGGCAGCTACGGCGTCGAAGCGGTCCTCAACACTGTCCTTCCTAAAAAGGATCAACAAGCTTACGGCTGTTTAATGATTGCCATCAACGGCGCCTACGGCAAACGAATGGCCGAAATGGCTGATCGCCTTCAAATTCAACACGTTGACCTCGAAGTCTCCGAAACGGAACCAATCACCCTTGAATTGGTGCAAGCCTTCTTTAAAAAGCATCCCGAAATCACCCATTTCGCAATGATCCACTGCGAAACGACAACGGGGATTTTAAATCCCATCGATACCATTTTCCCATGGGTCAAAGCTCAAAACATCACCACAATTGTTGATGCCATGAGTAGCTTTGGCGGCATTCCCATTGATGTGCCAACCTTAGGCATTGATTTTCTAATCAGCAGTGCCAATAAATGCATTCAAGGCGTGCCCGGTTTTTCATTCGTGATTGCCAACTGCCAGCAATTAGAACATTGTCAAAATCGTTCCACTTCTGTGTCGCTTGATTTATACGCCCAATATATCAGTTTCAAAGAACACCCTGGTAAATGGCGCTTCACATCACCAACCCATACCGTATTGGCCTTCCAAGAAGCCCTTCACGAACTCGCCCTCGAAGGTGGGATTGAAGCCCGCCACTACCGTTATCACCAAAATCAAACTACTTTAGTCGCTGGCATGCAAGCACTAGGCTATGAAGCCTTATTACCAACTGCCGACCAATCCCCCATCATCACTACTTTCAAAATGCCTAGCGACTCGTTTGATTTCCAAACTTTCTACAACACATTAAAACGCCGCCACTTCGTTATTTACCCCGGTAAAACAACTAAAGTGCCCTCATTCCGAATTGGCACAATTGGCAATGTCGATGGCACCCAAATCACGACTTTATTAGAAACAATCAAAGCGGTTCAACAATACTTATAATTCATTGGAGGTTCTACCCTTGAAAAAAAAGTTATCTGCCCTATTGGCCTTATTATCAATTCTATTGCTTGCGGCATTGGCCGGTTGTTCTTCAAAAAAATCAGCCAGCAGTAATCAAACCTTAACCATGGTCTTTTATCCTAACGAATCTGCTAAAGACTTCAACGCTTCCCGAACTGCGATCAAACAACAGCTTGAAAAAGCCACTGGTAAAAAAATCAAGATTCAAACCACCACCGATTACAACATTGCGATTGAAGCCATCGCTTCTGGTAAAGCCCAATTAGCTTTCATGGGGCCGGAAGGTTACGCCCAATCACATCTTAAGAATAAAGCTGTTCAACCCTTATTTGCCCTTTCTGGCGCTTCTGGCACTTTAAAAGATGCTGCTTACCATTCTTATTTTATGGTCCCCAAAGGCAAAGAAACCCAATACCAAAAGAACGGTCAATACAACATCGATAACATTAAAGGCAAAAAAATCTCTTTTGTTTCCGTCAGCTCCACTTCAGGACACTTAATTCCAGTGGCCGCTATCCAAAGCAAGTTTAACTTAAAAA
This DNA window, taken from Latilactobacillus sakei, encodes the following:
- a CDS encoding NUDIX hydrolase, translating into MTKRRYNLAVIRYRGTLLLLNRLKKPYAGLWNGIGGKNEGDETAEMGMQREIFEETGLNQHQYILYNTGWLDWHIDGEFIAGIDVFLAEIKETVQLPLYPVGTREGVLQLFDEQWVLSEENCGIVADLKVILPEVLAKNVKRYYTDFHGEQLIAYEAFPIEEGN
- a CDS encoding chorismate mutase; the protein is MLEAQYQKIDELDQQLAALFEQRMAVVDEIAQIKFDHQIGLTNIQREKAVMDQRLAAVEDSKFEPYIVDLYQTMILIAKQYQVKKMKALKEQAEA
- a CDS encoding dihydrofolate reductase; translated protein: MTEPEHRKVILYLAQSLDGFIAEKDGSTAWLSALNSSESDAAIQSFYQGVDTIIMGRKTYEQCIKLAGTYPYQEKQSYVFSKTLHDTADRTNVVTGNVPEFVRQLKTQAGGNIWLVGGAETFTMLLKAQLVDELIITIAPVLLGDGISLISTHLTDMPLELSKTRQLGQFVELTYKINY
- the phnX gene encoding phosphonoacetaldehyde hydrolase — encoded protein: MTDIQCVIFDWAGTTIDFGSLDPVLAFQSAFNAAGIQIDTARIRQDMGIEKHEHIAKLAKMPEVQRAWFAKYKRGINDADQLQLFNYFEQFLLNRLSTATTLTPAVLQVQTYLKAHHIHIATTTGYTKSMLAIAAKQAGLLGYRPELIVSKEDVAAGRPAPDMINHIMTAFNITDPKTVVKVGDTVIDMQEGKNAGALTVGIIESSSLLGLSQTELIDLPQKTRIAKFAEITRTLKEAGADYVIHNLSELPVILSKYETLQKEHA
- the phnW gene encoding 2-aminoethylphosphonate--pyruvate transaminase; this translates as MNQPYLLLTPGPLSTSPAVKAAMQVDLSTWDQDYLAITEDIRQQLVALAQAKLDNYTAVLLQGSGSYGVEAVLNTVLPKKDQQAYGCLMIAINGAYGKRMAEMADRLQIQHVDLEVSETEPITLELVQAFFKKHPEITHFAMIHCETTTGILNPIDTIFPWVKAQNITTIVDAMSSFGGIPIDVPTLGIDFLISSANKCIQGVPGFSFVIANCQQLEHCQNRSTSVSLDLYAQYISFKEHPGKWRFTSPTHTVLAFQEALHELALEGGIEARHYRYHQNQTTLVAGMQALGYEALLPTADQSPIITTFKMPSDSFDFQTFYNTLKRRHFVIYPGKTTKVPSFRIGTIGNVDGTQITTLLETIKAVQQYL
- a CDS encoding phosphonate ABC transporter substrate-binding protein, yielding MKKKLSALLALLSILLLAALAGCSSKKSASSNQTLTMVFYPNESAKDFNASRTAIKQQLEKATGKKIKIQTTTDYNIAIEAIASGKAQLAFMGPEGYAQSHLKNKAVQPLFALSGASGTLKDAAYHSYFMVPKGKETQYQKNGQYNIDNIKGKKISFVSVSSTSGHLIPVAAIQSKFNLKNSDELSQNGHFFKSVLFGNSHQGSAVNLFNGDADVAVFDDIDTNAYIDVAKGSWTKVGSEFRVKDNATAPFTGVRGKESVAIAISPVQNGPFVANTDKLSQKDQANITKAFTSKAVTDNPKILSPKDAKVPAIWKKESSKSQLLKVTDDWYAPTNKLVAKN